A region of Ferruginibacter albus DNA encodes the following proteins:
- a CDS encoding T9SS type B sorting domain-containing protein has translation MPRSFLFLLLLLFVSSVTIAQTCTELGQNPSTAFPVCGTSTFGQTTVPICGGKRVAVVTKCAGSMAPYTDINPYWYKFTCFQAGTLGFTILPNVLQEDYDWQLYDITGHDPSEVYTNSSLIIACNWSGDFGPTGTSQNASAVMMCDGPGIPLYSSMPVLIQGHNYLLLVSHFTITQSGYSLTFGGGTAVITDTTKPHMASASASCDNKQIRIKLNKKMKCSSLSADGSEFAINTPGFSVIAASSYQCSSSFDMDSVEITLNKALQPGNYLLVVKNGNDSNTIVDNCNNGIDVNESVPIIITPPHAAELDSIAPVGCAPSTLQLVFSTPVLCSTVEPGGTDLVISGPTPVTIAGAAANCVNGLTDHIQVNLSSPIKIGGTYTIRAKIGSDGNTMTNECGMQMPVGSSISFTANDTVNADFSYRIKYGCKIDSVFYSHDGNGQVNSWVWNFDDKIKSNLQSPVIPYTLFGTRTTSLIVSNGVCSDTSSQLIILNNELKAAFETNTILCPNELATFKDESLGNIISWNWNFGNGNTSTLQHPDAQSYITPAITTTVRAKLLIIDSIGCKDSTTASIVLANNCYIAVPSAFTPNSDGLNDYLYPLNAYKTINLTFKVFNRYGQLVFETNDWTVKWDGKFNGQPANAGTYVWFLQYTDTDTGQKHFSKGTSILIR, from the coding sequence ATGCCAAGGTCTTTTTTATTTTTATTGCTATTGCTGTTTGTTTCTTCTGTTACAATAGCACAAACCTGTACTGAATTAGGGCAAAACCCTTCTACAGCCTTTCCTGTTTGCGGCACTTCTACCTTTGGACAAACGACTGTGCCCATTTGCGGGGGAAAACGTGTTGCCGTAGTAACAAAATGTGCCGGCTCCATGGCACCCTATACAGATATCAATCCATATTGGTATAAATTCACCTGTTTCCAGGCGGGAACTTTAGGTTTTACTATTTTACCCAACGTTTTACAGGAAGATTATGATTGGCAACTCTATGACATTACAGGCCATGATCCTTCTGAAGTTTACACCAATAGCTCTTTGATCATTGCCTGTAACTGGTCGGGAGATTTTGGACCGACAGGAACTTCGCAAAATGCTTCTGCGGTAATGATGTGTGATGGCCCCGGCATTCCCTTGTATTCATCGATGCCGGTATTGATCCAAGGACATAATTATCTTTTATTGGTAAGTCATTTCACTATAACTCAAAGCGGGTACTCGTTAACGTTTGGCGGAGGAACAGCTGTTATTACAGATACAACCAAGCCACATATGGCAAGCGCATCTGCTTCCTGCGATAATAAACAAATAAGGATCAAGCTTAATAAAAAAATGAAGTGCAGCAGTCTTTCTGCAGACGGCAGCGAATTTGCTATTAATACTCCCGGCTTTTCAGTTATTGCAGCATCCAGCTATCAGTGCAGCAGCTCCTTTGACATGGATTCGGTAGAAATAACATTGAACAAAGCATTGCAACCCGGTAATTATTTATTAGTTGTAAAAAATGGGAACGACAGCAATACCATAGTTGATAATTGTAATAACGGCATTGATGTGAATGAAAGCGTACCCATAATAATCACACCGCCGCATGCCGCAGAATTGGACAGCATTGCACCTGTTGGTTGTGCGCCTTCTACTTTACAACTTGTTTTTTCTACTCCTGTGCTTTGCAGTACGGTTGAGCCGGGCGGAACCGACCTGGTGATTAGCGGCCCCACTCCCGTTACAATTGCGGGCGCAGCTGCTAATTGTGTTAATGGATTGACAGATCATATACAAGTCAATTTATCTTCTCCCATAAAAATCGGCGGAACTTATACCATTCGTGCAAAAATTGGCAGCGACGGCAATACAATGACAAATGAATGTGGGATGCAAATGCCGGTTGGATCATCAATAAGCTTTACAGCAAATGATACTGTGAATGCTGACTTTTCTTACCGTATTAAGTATGGCTGTAAAATAGATTCCGTTTTTTATTCGCATGACGGTAACGGGCAGGTAAATAGCTGGGTATGGAATTTTGATGATAAAATCAAAAGCAATCTACAATCTCCTGTTATTCCTTATACTTTGTTTGGAACAAGAACCACTTCTCTAATAGTAAGCAATGGTGTTTGCAGCGATACATCTTCGCAGCTAATAATTTTAAATAACGAATTGAAAGCTGCTTTTGAAACGAATACCATTTTATGCCCTAATGAATTGGCGACATTTAAAGACGAGAGCCTGGGTAATATCATTTCCTGGAACTGGAATTTTGGCAATGGCAATACCAGCACGTTACAACACCCCGATGCTCAATCCTATATTACGCCTGCTATCACTACTACCGTTCGGGCTAAATTATTGATCATCGATAGCATTGGCTGTAAAGATTCTACCACTGCTTCTATTGTATTGGCAAACAATTGCTACATAGCCGTACCATCGGCTTTTACTCCTAATAGTGATGGATTGAACGATTATTTATATCCGCTGAACGCCTATAAAACAATCAACCTTACTTTTAAAGTATTTAACCGATATGGACAACTCGTTTTTGAAACCAACGACTGGACTGTAAAGTGGGATGGAAAATTCAATGGGCAACCTGCCAATGCCGGCACTTACGTTTGGTTTTTACAATACACCGATACAGATACCGGGCAAAAACATTTTTCCAAAGGAACTTCTATTTTAATACGTTAG